Part of the Candidatus Methylomirabilota bacterium genome, ACGCGGTGGAGCACGGCATGCTCACGCTGCGCGAGGACGCGTGGGCCAAGGCGTGCGCGGGCCTCACCACGGTGGACGAGATCCTGCGCGTGACCCAGGAGGACACGTAGCGTGGCCGTCTTCGCCTACCGCGCGGCCGATCAGCGAGGCCAGACCGTGGACGGGGTGATGGAGGCGCCCGACGTGCGGGCGGTGGTCGAGCGCCTGCAGCGCGACGACTACTTCCCCATCAAGATCGCGGCGCAGCGCGAGCAGCGTCGCCTCTGGCCCGACATCGGCGGCCGCCGCGTGGCCGGGCGAGACCTGGTGTCGCTCACCCAGCAGCTCGCCACCCTGCTGGAGGCGGGCCTGCCCCTGGACCGCGCGCTGGCCATCCAGGCCGAGCTGGCCCCGACCGCGCGGCTGCGCTCGATCATGGCCGACGTGCTGCGCACGGTGCGGGGCGGTAGCTCGCTCGCGGACGCGCTCGGCAAGCACCACCCGCGCCCCTTCTCGCGCCTGTACATCAACATGGTGCGGGCCGGCGAGAAGGGCGGCGTGCTCGAGACGACGCTCCGCCGTCTCGCCGAGTTCCTCGCCGAGTCGCAGGAGTTCCGCGACGCGCTCGTGTCGGCCCTGATCTACCCCACGATGCTCGTCGGCGTGGGCTCGGCCGCGGTCGTGTTCCTGATGACCTTCGTGATCCCGCGCTTCGCCGCCATCTTCAACGACCTCGGCGCGAGCATTCCCTGGCCGACCCTCGTCCTGCTCGAGGTGAGCGCGGCGCTCCAGCACTACTGGTGGGCGTTCCTCGGCGGGGTGCTGGCCGTCCTCCTGGGGGCTCGCATGGTGCTGGCCACCCCCCGCGGGCGCCTCACCGCCGATCGCCTGCTCCTGCGGCTGCCGCTCGCGGGCGAGGTCATCGTGAAGACCGAGGTCGCCCGCTTCACCCGGATCCTCGGCACGCTGCTCCGGAGCGGGATCGGCATGATCCCGGCCCTCACCGTGGTGAAGGAGATGATGGCCAACCAGGTGCTCGTGGGGGCGGTCGACCGGCTCGCGGACGGCGTGCGGCGCGGGGCCGGCCTCGCCCAGCCGATGACCGACTCCGGCGCGTTCCCGGCGCTGGCCATCCACATGGTGCGCGTGGGCGAGGAGACGGGCCGCCTCGAGGAGATGCTCCTGCGCGTGGCCACCGAGCTCGAGGCGGACACCCGCAAGCTCGTCAAGCGGCTCATCGCGCTCGCCGAGCCGTGCATCATCCTGGTGATGGGCGTGGTGGTCGGCTTCATCGTCGTCGCCATGCTGATGGCCATCCTCTCCGTCACGGATGTGCCGCTGTGAGACGCGCGCCGACGAGCCGGTTCCTGCGGGATCAGCGCGGCTTCTCGCTCATCGAGCTCCTGGTCGTCATCATCATCCTGGGGCTCATCGCGGGACTGGTGGGCCCCCGCCTGTTCGGCCGCGTGGGCCAGAGCAAGCAGGCGGCGGCCCGGGCGCAGATCGAGCTGTTCGGCGCCGCGCTGGACCAGTACCGGCTGGACATCGGCAGCTATCCGCCCGCGACGGTCGGACTGCAGGCCCTTGTCCAAAATCCAAACGTGGCAAACTGGAGCGGGCCGTATCTCAAGAAGCCGGTGGTGCCGCTCGATCCGTGGGGACGCCCGTACCAATACAAGTGCTGTCCGGGGGATCACAGCGACTACGACATCTGGACTCTGGGCGCCGACGCCACTCCCGGCGGCGACGGCGAGAACCGCGACGTGACCTCGTGGGAGGCCCGATGACCGGGTCGCGCGCGGGCTACACGCTGATGGAGCTGGTCGTGGTCCTGGCCGTGCTCGCGATCGCCACCGCCCTGGTCGCGCCCGCGGTCGGGCGGACCGCCGAGGACGTGGCGGCGCGGGCCCAGGTCGCCTCCGTTGCCGCCTTCCTGCGCGGGGCGCGAGAGCAGGCGGTCACGAGCCGGCAGACCGTCGAGGTGCGCGTGGACCGGGACGCCCACGCGCTCCTGCTGCGACGCGCCGCGCGCGAGGGCGAGGACACGCCCCCGGCCCGTCGCGCGTTCGCGGCGGCGCTGCGCGTGGAGAGCGCGACGACCCCGTCGGCGATCGTGTTCCAGCCGCAGGGCATGTCGAGCGGCGCGCGGGTCCTGGTGGAGACGACGGGTCCACGGCTGTTCGTGGTCACGGTCGACCTCCTGACCGGCCGCGTGACCACCCAGCGAGTGGCCCGGTGAGCCGGGGCTTCACGCTCCTCGAGGTCCTGGTGGCCCTGACCATCCTGGCCATCGCCATCGTCACGCTCATGCAGCTGTCGTCGCAGGGCCTGCGCCTGCTTCGGCTCTCCGACGACTACCAGCAGGCGGTCCTGGTCGCGGACCGCGTGGTCCGCGCGGTGGACGTGCCGCGCGAGGGCATCGAGTCGGGCCAGGAGGGCGCCTTCCGGTGGGAGCGCCGGGTGAGCCTGGTGCCGCTGCCCGAGGAGCTGACGCCGGGAGCGGGTCCCAAGCCCAACCTCTTCGCCCTGTCGGTGGCGGTGCGATGGGGCAGCCGCACCCTCGAGGTCGCGAGCCTGCGCGCGGTGCCGGGGAATCCGGGTCAATGAGCACGCGCCCGCGCGGCTTCACCCTGCTCGAGCTGATGCTGGCGCTCAGCATCGTGGCCGTCCTCATGGTCATCGTGTCGGGCGGTCTGCGCATCGGGTTGACCGCGTGGCAGCGCGGCGAGGAGCGCACCGCGAGGCTCGATCGCGACCGCAGCTTGGTCGTCCTCCTCGAGGGCGCGCTGGCCGGCGCGTTCCCGTACCGCGTCACCCCGGGCGACGCCGAGGAGCCTCGCCTGCTCTTCGAGGGCCACCCGGATCGGATCACCTTCGCCACGCTCTCGCCGCCGCTCCCGACCGCGGCGCCCGCCGCGTTCAGCGTCGTCAGCCTGGCCGCCGACCCGGCGGGCCTGACGCTGCGCCAGCAGATCCTGCCGAGCCCGGTTCCCCTCGACCGCGTGGAGCCGCTGCTGGTGGACGCCCACACCAGCGGGCTGCGGTTTCGCTACCTGGGGCAGGAGGCGGACTCCTGGGAAGACGTATGGGACCTGACGCGGGAGGACTCGCTGCCCCGCGCGGTGGAGATCACCCTGGTCAGCACCGTGGGCTCGCGAAGCACCTCGCAGACCATCACCGTGCCCATCCCGGCGAGCGGGCCATGAACGGCGAGCGCGGCGTCGCCCTGATCGTGGTCATGCTGGTGCTCGCGCTGCTGGCGCTGGTGGTCACCGAGTTCGCCTACTCGGCCCGGCTCGAGGCGTCCATGGTGCGCGCCTATCGCGACACGGTCCTCGCCCGGCATCTGGCCGAGGCCGGCGTCCAGCAGGGGATCCGCGAGATCCTGAGCCAGTCGCAGATCGGCGCCCTCGACGAGAGCGGACAGCTCGTCTTCTATCGCGTCCTGCCCGGGCAGACGACCCCGACGCGCGTGCCCCCCCTGCCGCGCACCCGAGTGCCCCTGGGCGCCGGCGAGTTCTCGTATCGCATCACCGACGAGGCGGCACGGCTGAACGTCAACGTGGGTGACCCGGTGCGGATGAACCGGCTGCTCGACGCGCTCGAGGTGGATCGCACCCAGCGCGACATCATCAGCGACTCGATCCAGGACTGGCGCGACGGCAACGAGCTGCATCGCGTGCACGGCGCCGAGAGCGACTACTACCTGAAGCTGGCCGTCCCCTACCGGGCGCGCAACGCCAACCTCCAGGATGCGGCCGAGCTGCTGCAGATCCGCGGCGTCACGCCCGAGGTCTACTACGGAAGCGGGGGCCGACCGGGACTGGGCGACCTGGTCACCGCGGTGGCCCTGAACGCGGTGAGCCTCAACGCGGCGCCGGCGCCCGTGCTCAAGGCGGTCGGCCTCTCGGACGCCGAGATCGACGAGGTCGTGCGGACCCGCGTGCGGACCCCCTACGCGGCGGTGCCGGCACGATTCACGGGTCGCGGCTTCACCACCGGCAGCGCCATCTTCCGGATCGAGGCCGAGGGGCTCATCGGCGGCGTCAGCCGCAGCCAGCTCGTGGCGGTGGTGCGGCGTGGCCGTCCCGGCCGCGTGCTGGACGTGACGGTGCTGTCGTGGCGCCCGGGAGCCGGGTCATGATGCCGGCGCGCATCGGCCTCTTCCTGCACAACGGCCGCGCCACCGTGGTGGCCATCACCGGCCGCGATCGCCTGGAGCACTTCGTGGTGGAGGACGCGGAGGATCCCGCGGCCACGCTGGCCGCGGAGCTGCGGGCCCGCGATGTGAGCGGCCGCGGCATTCGCGTCGGGCTCGATCGGCGGCTCGCGGTGGTGAAGGCGATCGACCTGCCGCGCGCGGCGGGCAGCGACCTCGGGGCGATGGTCGGCTTCGACCTCGAGCGGCACGTGCCCTTCCCGACCGAAGGCGTGCGCTTCGACTGGGTGGAGCTTGGCAGCGGACCCGACGAGCCGCACCGCGTGCTGGTGGGCGCCGTCGAGCGCCGCACCGTGGAGCGGCCGCTCGCCCTGCTGACCGGCGCCCATCGCCGGGCCTCCACCATGGTCATCGCCTGCCACGAGCTGCCCGCGCTGCTCGCCCGCGAGCTGCCGGCCGGGCAGGCGGTCTGGGCGCACCGCCATCGCGAGGGCGCCGATCTCTTGCTGCTCGACGGCCGTCGGCTGCTCATGAGCCGTCACGTCGCGGCCTCGGACGTCGAGGGACTGGCGCGCGAGATCCACCGCAGCCTGTCGCTCGTCAACTGGAGCGACTGCCAGGCGGTCTGGCTGTCGGGTCCCGACGCCGCGGAGCTGGAGCCCGCGCTGGCCGCCGCGCTCCGCACCCCGGTCTCCGAGCCGCCGTACGCCGCGGCCAAGATCCCGCTGATCGAGGCGCTGCCGGCCGACGACCAGGACGGCGGCCTGCTCGCCCTCGCCGTCGCGGCGGGATCGCGGCATCCGAGCCTGAACCTGCTCCCCGCCGAGGCCCGGCCGTGGGCCGCCTCGCGCGAGCAGATGACGACCGCCGCGCTGATCGTCATCACCGGGCTCCTCGGAATCGCGCTGGCGCTGACGCACGTGATGAAGACGGAGCGCTACCTCGACCGGCTGTCGCAGGAGATCCATCGGCTCGATCCGGAGGTGAAGACGGTCGAGGGAATGTCCACCGAGCTGGCCCGCAAGCGCCGCGTGCTCGCGGCCCTGCAGGCGGCGCAGGACGGGCGCGTCCCGGCGCTGCCCGCGCTGCGCGATCTGGCCGAGATGCTGCCGCCGGGGGCGTGGCTGCAGGGCATCACCATGGACGGCCAGGGTATCGAGCTGGTCGGCCAGTCCGACGCGGCCAGCTCGTTGATCCCGCTGCTCGACGCCTCCGACCGGCTCGAGCGGGTCGAGTTCACCTCGCCGGTCACCAAGGCCCAGAACAAGGAGCAGTTCCGGATCCGGGCGTCGTGGGAGCGCCCGCCGATCGAAACGGCGGCACCGGCCGCGGGGAAGGACCGCTGAGATGCCGACGCTGAGCCCCCGCGAGCGGCTCGTGGTCGGCGTCGGCGCCGCCGTCGCGCTGGTGATCGGCGGCTACCTGCTGATCGTCGAGCCGCTCATGAACCGCTCGCGCACCGCCGAGGCCACCGTGCCCATGCGCGAGGAGGTGCTCGAGCGACGCCGCCAGCAGATCGGGCAGAAGGTGAAGCTCGCCGACGAGATCGCCGGGGTCAACGAGCGGCTGCAGGCCGAGTCGAGGCGGCTGCTCCGCGGGCCCACGGCGCCGCTGGCCGCCTCCGAGCTGCAGCAGCTGGTCAAGGACGGCATCGGCGTGGCCAGCGTCGAGGTCCGGAGCGAGCGCGTGCTGCCCGTCACCGACCAGCAGGGCCTGCAGGAGATCTCGATCGAGCTGGCCTTCATGGGCAGCATCCGCGACACGGTGACCGCGATGGCCGCGCTGGAGCGCTCGCCTCACCTGCTCGCGCTGAAGGACGTCAAGATCCGGGTCGTCACCGTCGGCCAGCCGCGCGAGCTGCTGACCACCCTGGTGGTGGCCGGCTATCTCATGCCCGCGTCCATCGGGGCCGCCAAACCCGGAGCGACCAGCGGCGCCGCGCCGGGCCCGCCGATCGGCTCCTCGGTCGGCTCGACGGACGAGGACTAGGCCGTGAACCGGCGCCTGTTCCTCCTCAACGCGGTGCTCGTGCTCGTCAGCGCGCTGTTCGCGGCCGCGCTGGCGCGCGAGCTGCTGACGCCGCTGCGGCTGCCGCCGCCCGGACCCGCGCGCCCCGCGCCATCGGCCACCGCGTCCGGCCCCGAGGCGCCGACCGCGCCGCCCGTCGGCAGCGGTGCGTATCTCGTCATCGTGAGCAAGAACCTGTTCAGCCCGACTCGCGCGGAGGGCCTGGCCGCGTCGGGCGGCGCCCCCTCGGCGCCCAAGCCGCTGCTTCACGGCGTCGTGATGGATGGCCCGCGGAGTCGCGCCTATCTCGAGGATCCGAACGCCAAGCGCATCTACGGCTACGCCGTCGGCGACGCCGTCGCGGGCGGACGCGTGCAGTCGATCAACGGAGACCGCGTGATCATCGCCCGGCCCGATGGACGGATGGAGGTCCTCTTGCAGGATCCGGACAAGCCCAAGCCCGAGCCGACGCCGGCGGGCGCCCCGCCCCAGCCGCCCGCGCCGCAGCAGCCGATGATGGCCCCGGCGCCCGCCCCGCCGACCGGGGGGCCCGTGCCGGCGCCGTCCGGCGCTCGCACCTTGCGCCGCGCACTTCCCGCGGCCGCTCAGGGGACCTCGCAATGATCCCTCGCCGGGACCTCGTGTGCTGGCTGGTCATCGCCGGCATGCTGACCGGCTGCGTGTCAGCGCCGCCCCAACCGGCGCGTCCCAACACGGGCACGCGGGTCGACGTCCAGACCGAGCCCGCTCCCGTCCCGCCGCCGGCTCCCGTCGAGCCCCGGCCGGCCGCCCCGGATCGGACCGAGGCGACTCCGCCGCCGGCCCCGCCGCCCCCGGCGCCGCCGCCCGCCCCGAGCGCGCCGCCGCCCGCGGCCGCGCCGGCCCCGCCGCCGACGCCCAAGGCGCCCGCGCGGTCGGTCGTGCTGAACTTCGACAACGCCGACGTCGAGGTGGTGATCCAGGCCGCGGCCGAGATCGTGGGCTTCAACTACGTGCTGGCCCCGGGCGCGCGCGGGCGCAAGGTCACGGTGCAGACCAGCGGCAAGATCTCGAGCGACGAGGTCTTCGGCGTGCTGCTCACCATTCTGGACGTCAACGGGCTGGCCGCGGTGCGCTCGGGCAACCTCTACCGCATCATTCCCCGCGAGGGCGTGGCGCAGACGCCGGTGAAGACGGTCGTGGGCCGCGAGGTCGCCGCGAGCCTGCCGTCCGACGAGGTCATCACGCAGGTGGTGCCCCTGCGCTACATCAACTCGGCGGATGCGGTGAACCTGCTGCGGCCGTTCGTGGCCGCGCAGGGCGCCATCACCGCCCACCGCGAGACGAATCTGCTGATCCTGACCGACTCGGTGGCCAACATCCGTCGGCTGCTCGACATGCTGCAGCTGGTGGACGTGGAGGTCGCGCTCAACGAGCTGCAGATCATCCCGCTCAAGCACGCCGACGCCAACGAGGTGGCCCAGCTGCTCACGCAGCTGTTCATCGCCCGGCAGGCTGCGCAGCAGGGACAGCCCGGCGCCGCGCCGCTGCCGCCGCTCGCGCCGCCGGGCGGCCAGCCGGGTGCGCCCGGAGCACCGAGCACGGGCCCGCTTGGCCCCGCCGCGGCCGAGACGCCGCTGATCGTGCCCGAGCGCCGCTCCAACTCGCTGGTCGTCCACGCCCGGAAATCGGACATGGAGACCATCCGCCGGCTGCTCGAGAAGATCGACGTCGACATCTACGGCGGCCAGCGCGTGTTCATCCACTTCGCGGAGAACACCAAGGCGCGCGACCTGGCGACCACGCTCGACGCCATCTACGGCCGCGGCGACCGGGGCCCCGCGATCACCGGCACCCAGCCGCAGATCCGCTCCTTCACGAGCATCTCCGGCCTCTCCGGACCGAGCGCCCTGCCCCTGCCGGCGCCGTTGACGCCGCCGGGGCCCATCCTGGGCGCAGCACCGGTGGTGGGCGCCGTCCCGCGGACCGGGCCCGGCGGCTTCCCGGGAGTGTCGGGCGAGGGCGCGCCGCCGTCGGTGGACATCCGCTTCGTGGCCGACGAGGTCACGAACGCGGTCATCGTCACCACGTACCCGCGCCTCTGGAAGGAGATCGAGGAGACCATCAAGCGGCTCGACAAGATGCCGCGCCAGGTCCTGATCGACGTGCTGGCCGCCGAGGTCCGGCTGGACGACGACATGAAGCTGGGCGTCGAGTGGGCGATCCGCTCGGGGAACTTCGTCATCACCTCGTCGCCCTCGGGCCTGCTGCCCGCCAAGCCGCCCCAATCGATCATCCCCTTCGGCGGCCTCGCGGTCCCGCTCGGCCTGAACGTGTTCGCCTTCGCGGCGGACAAGGTGCTGGCCGCGCTCAACGCGCTGTCGACCGAGAACCGGGTCAACGTGCTGTCGAACCCGACCATCATGACCACCGAGAACCGCAAGGCGGTCATCAATGTGTCCACCTCGGTGCCGATCGTGACGTCGCAGCAAGTGCCGGTGGCCACCGGTGGGATCACCGGCAACTCGATCACCCAGACCGTCGAGTACAAGGACGCGGGCATCATCCTCACCGTGACCCCGCGCATCGGCGAGCAGGGCACCGTCGCGCTCGACGTCAAGCAGGAGGTCAACGAGGTCGGGGCCAACGAGCCACCGCCCATCAACTCGCCGCGATTCACCAAGCGGGAGGCCGAGACCTCGGTGGTGCTGCTGAACAACCAGACCCTGGTGCTGGGCGGCCTCATCCAGAATCGGCGCACCAACATCCGGATCGGCATCCCGTTCCTCAACCGCATCCCGATCCTGGGCTATCTCTTCGGCACCACCGAGGAGCGGGTCGAGCGCACCGAGTTGATCTTGTTGATCACGCCGCGCACGGTGGGCACCCCGCTGGACGCCAACCGGGTCACCGATCAGATGCGGCGGATCACGCCGGAGATCGAAAACTCCGTGCGCCAGGCCCCGCGGATGCCGCCGCCCACGCCGACTCCCCCGCCGCGCTAGCCCGCGTCGAGCCTCCGGGCCGGTGTTATCCTGATGGCCCGATGAGTCATCAGCCCATCGACGTCGAGGGAAAGCTCGCGCAGCTCCGCCAGGAGGTCCGACGGCACAACGAGCTGTACTACGTCGAGAGCCGCCCCGAGATCTCCGACGCCGAGTACGACCGCCTCTGGCGCGAGCTGATCGCCCTCGAGGACGCCCATCCCGAGCTGATCACGCCGGACAGCCCGACCCGGCGGCCGGGCGGCCGACGGGCCGAGCTGTTCGCGCCGGTCGAGCACCTCGTCGCGATGCTCTCGCTCGACAACGCCATGACCGCCGACGACGTGCGCGAGTTCGAGGCGCGAGTGCGCCGCGCGCTGCCCGGCGCGACCCCCGGGTACGTGTGCGAGCCCAAGATCGACGGGCTCGGCGTGGCCCTGCTCTACGAGGGCGGCCGACTCGTCCGCGGCGCCACGCGCGGCGACGGACGGATCGGCGAGGACATCACCCAGAACCTGCGCACCATCCGGTCGATCCCGGGGACCCTGATCGGCCCCTTGAAGGGCGCCACCCGGCTCGAGGTCCGCGGCGAGGTCTACATGCCGCGTGAGGCCTTCGCGCGCCTCAACGCCGGATTGGAGGAGGCCGGGCAGCCGGTCTTCGCCAACCCGCGGAACGCGGCCGCGGGCGCGGTGCGCCAGAAGGACCCCGCGGTCACTCGCTCCCGCCCGCTCGAGATCTTCCTCTACCACGTGAGCGTGCTAGAGCCCCCGGCGCTGGGCACGCAGTGGGAGCGCCTGGAGGCCCTGCGGGCCAGCGGCTTCCCGGTGAATCCGCGCTCCGAGCGCTGCGGAGACCTCGACGCGGTGCTGGCCTGCTTCGCCCGGCTGGAGGCCGACCGCGACACGCTGGGTTACGACGCCGACGGGCTGGTGGTGAAGGTGGACGACCTCGAGCAGCAGCGGCGCCTCGGGGCGACCGCGCACCACCCGCGGTGGGCGATCGCCTACAAGTTCGCGGCGCGACAGGCCACCACCCGCGTGCTCGGCATCACCATCAACGTGGGCAAGTCGGGCGCGCTCACGCCCACCGCGCAGCTCGAGCCGGTGGAGCTGGCCGGCGTGACCGTCTCGAACGTGAGCCTGCACAACGAGGACGAGGTGCGCCGCAAGGACGTCCGGGTGGGCGACACCGTGCTGATCGAGCGCGCCGGCGACGTCATCCCCTACCTGGTCCAGGTGGTGACCGCCAAGCGGCCCGAGCCGCCGCCCGAGCCGTTCCGGATGCCCGGCCACTGCCCGGCCTGCGGCGGGCTCGCCGCGCGCGTCGAGGGCGAGGCGGTCTGGCGCTGCACCAACACCGCCTGTCCCGCCCAGCTGCGCGAGCGGCTCTTCCACTGGGGCTCGCGGCGCGCGATGGACATCGAGGGCCTGGGCGAGGTCATCATCCGCCAGCTCGTGGAGCGCGGCCTCGTGCGCGATTTTGCCGATCTCTATGGGCTCTCGGTGGAGACGCTGGCCGGCCTCGAGCGCCTCGCCGACAAGTCCGCCCAGAACCTCCACCGCGCCATCGAGGCGTCGAAAGGCCGCGGGCTCACGCGCCTGCTCAACGCGCTCGGCATTCGCATGGTCGGCGAGCGGGCCGCGCAGCTCCTGGCCTCGCGCTTCGGCACCATGGAGCGCCTGCTCGCCGCTACCGAGGCCGAGATCAACGACATCTACGGCATCGGCCCGCAGATCGCCCAGGCGGTGACCAGCTTTCTCGCGGAGCCGCGCAACCGCGCGACCATCGAGC contains:
- a CDS encoding GspH/FimT family pseudopilin is translated as MTGSRAGYTLMELVVVLAVLAIATALVAPAVGRTAEDVAARAQVASVAAFLRGAREQAVTSRQTVEVRVDRDAHALLLRRAAREGEDTPPARRAFAAALRVESATTPSAIVFQPQGMSSGARVLVETTGPRLFVVTVDLLTGRVTTQRVAR
- a CDS encoding prepilin-type N-terminal cleavage/methylation domain-containing protein, which translates into the protein MSTRPRGFTLLELMLALSIVAVLMVIVSGGLRIGLTAWQRGEERTARLDRDRSLVVLLEGALAGAFPYRVTPGDAEEPRLLFEGHPDRITFATLSPPLPTAAPAAFSVVSLAADPAGLTLRQQILPSPVPLDRVEPLLVDAHTSGLRFRYLGQEADSWEDVWDLTREDSLPRAVEITLVSTVGSRSTSQTITVPIPASGP
- the gspG gene encoding type II secretion system major pseudopilin GspG, with the protein product MRRAPTSRFLRDQRGFSLIELLVVIIILGLIAGLVGPRLFGRVGQSKQAAARAQIELFGAALDQYRLDIGSYPPATVGLQALVQNPNVANWSGPYLKKPVVPLDPWGRPYQYKCCPGDHSDYDIWTLGADATPGGDGENRDVTSWEAR
- a CDS encoding PilN domain-containing protein → MMPARIGLFLHNGRATVVAITGRDRLEHFVVEDAEDPAATLAAELRARDVSGRGIRVGLDRRLAVVKAIDLPRAAGSDLGAMVGFDLERHVPFPTEGVRFDWVELGSGPDEPHRVLVGAVERRTVERPLALLTGAHRRASTMVIACHELPALLARELPAGQAVWAHRHREGADLLLLDGRRLLMSRHVAASDVEGLAREIHRSLSLVNWSDCQAVWLSGPDAAELEPALAAALRTPVSEPPYAAAKIPLIEALPADDQDGGLLALAVAAGSRHPSLNLLPAEARPWAASREQMTTAALIVITGLLGIALALTHVMKTERYLDRLSQEIHRLDPEVKTVEGMSTELARKRRVLAALQAAQDGRVPALPALRDLAEMLPPGAWLQGITMDGQGIELVGQSDAASSLIPLLDASDRLERVEFTSPVTKAQNKEQFRIRASWERPPIETAAPAAGKDR
- the gspD gene encoding type II secretion system secretin GspD; amino-acid sequence: MIPRRDLVCWLVIAGMLTGCVSAPPQPARPNTGTRVDVQTEPAPVPPPAPVEPRPAAPDRTEATPPPAPPPPAPPPAPSAPPPAAAPAPPPTPKAPARSVVLNFDNADVEVVIQAAAEIVGFNYVLAPGARGRKVTVQTSGKISSDEVFGVLLTILDVNGLAAVRSGNLYRIIPREGVAQTPVKTVVGREVAASLPSDEVITQVVPLRYINSADAVNLLRPFVAAQGAITAHRETNLLILTDSVANIRRLLDMLQLVDVEVALNELQIIPLKHADANEVAQLLTQLFIARQAAQQGQPGAAPLPPLAPPGGQPGAPGAPSTGPLGPAAAETPLIVPERRSNSLVVHARKSDMETIRRLLEKIDVDIYGGQRVFIHFAENTKARDLATTLDAIYGRGDRGPAITGTQPQIRSFTSISGLSGPSALPLPAPLTPPGPILGAAPVVGAVPRTGPGGFPGVSGEGAPPSVDIRFVADEVTNAVIVTTYPRLWKEIEETIKRLDKMPRQVLIDVLAAEVRLDDDMKLGVEWAIRSGNFVITSSPSGLLPAKPPQSIIPFGGLAVPLGLNVFAFAADKVLAALNALSTENRVNVLSNPTIMTTENRKAVINVSTSVPIVTSQQVPVATGGITGNSITQTVEYKDAGIILTVTPRIGEQGTVALDVKQEVNEVGANEPPPINSPRFTKREAETSVVLLNNQTLVLGGLIQNRRTNIRIGIPFLNRIPILGYLFGTTEERVERTELILLITPRTVGTPLDANRVTDQMRRITPEIENSVRQAPRMPPPTPTPPPR
- a CDS encoding type II secretion system F family protein; translation: MAVFAYRAADQRGQTVDGVMEAPDVRAVVERLQRDDYFPIKIAAQREQRRLWPDIGGRRVAGRDLVSLTQQLATLLEAGLPLDRALAIQAELAPTARLRSIMADVLRTVRGGSSLADALGKHHPRPFSRLYINMVRAGEKGGVLETTLRRLAEFLAESQEFRDALVSALIYPTMLVGVGSAAVVFLMTFVIPRFAAIFNDLGASIPWPTLVLLEVSAALQHYWWAFLGGVLAVLLGARMVLATPRGRLTADRLLLRLPLAGEVIVKTEVARFTRILGTLLRSGIGMIPALTVVKEMMANQVLVGAVDRLADGVRRGAGLAQPMTDSGAFPALAIHMVRVGEETGRLEEMLLRVATELEADTRKLVKRLIALAEPCIILVMGVVVGFIVVAMLMAILSVTDVPL
- the ligA gene encoding NAD-dependent DNA ligase LigA — translated: MSHQPIDVEGKLAQLRQEVRRHNELYYVESRPEISDAEYDRLWRELIALEDAHPELITPDSPTRRPGGRRAELFAPVEHLVAMLSLDNAMTADDVREFEARVRRALPGATPGYVCEPKIDGLGVALLYEGGRLVRGATRGDGRIGEDITQNLRTIRSIPGTLIGPLKGATRLEVRGEVYMPREAFARLNAGLEEAGQPVFANPRNAAAGAVRQKDPAVTRSRPLEIFLYHVSVLEPPALGTQWERLEALRASGFPVNPRSERCGDLDAVLACFARLEADRDTLGYDADGLVVKVDDLEQQRRLGATAHHPRWAIAYKFAARQATTRVLGITINVGKSGALTPTAQLEPVELAGVTVSNVSLHNEDEVRRKDVRVGDTVLIERAGDVIPYLVQVVTAKRPEPPPEPFRMPGHCPACGGLAARVEGEAVWRCTNTACPAQLRERLFHWGSRRAMDIEGLGEVIIRQLVERGLVRDFADLYGLSVETLAGLERLADKSAQNLHRAIEASKGRGLTRLLNALGIRMVGERAAQLLASRFGTMERLLAATEAEINDIYGIGPQIAQAVTSFLAEPRNRATIERLAAAGVAMREEGHTEGPRPLEGKTLVLTGGLVTLSRDQAKDLIIRLGGRVTGSVSKKTDYVIVGEDAGSKADDAKRLGVATLDEAAFLDLVGRS
- the gspM gene encoding type II secretion system protein GspM, which encodes MPTLSPRERLVVGVGAAVALVIGGYLLIVEPLMNRSRTAEATVPMREEVLERRRQQIGQKVKLADEIAGVNERLQAESRRLLRGPTAPLAASELQQLVKDGIGVASVEVRSERVLPVTDQQGLQEISIELAFMGSIRDTVTAMAALERSPHLLALKDVKIRVVTVGQPRELLTTLVVAGYLMPASIGAAKPGATSGAAPGPPIGSSVGSTDED
- a CDS encoding prepilin-type N-terminal cleavage/methylation domain-containing protein — its product is MSRGFTLLEVLVALTILAIAIVTLMQLSSQGLRLLRLSDDYQQAVLVADRVVRAVDVPREGIESGQEGAFRWERRVSLVPLPEELTPGAGPKPNLFALSVAVRWGSRTLEVASLRAVPGNPGQ